The Aspergillus nidulans FGSC A4 chromosome VII nucleotide sequence TGCCTTCCGATACCCCTCAGCAGTTGACTCTCCGACAAAGGTTTCAACTGGCGCATGAAAATATGCAAGGGTCCAATCAGGTTGGCAGTGTGCGACTGAATCCCCACGAGGACTTCTATAGTGCTCTCCTTAGGATCGGTTACACTGCCTTAACGGCAGCGAGCGAAGCTGTCTTCCTCAATGAGGGAAGAAGTGTCGTTGCGCGTAATATGACATGGCTAGAGGAGGATAGGCTCGCAGAAATTGAACAATCTCGCCGGGTGCGCTCAGTGCAGCAGGCCTCTGGTACTTTACCGGCGGATTTTCCTTTCGAGAATCGAGAGCTTGTTGCCTTTGAAGTTCAAGAGGCCGCCTCTGAATGGGAGAGTGGTTatggcaaggagaagaaattTCAGAGGCCTAAGAACAAGCCACGAACGTCAAGATACCAAACTAACCCTGGCGGTGTTGGTGCCTTCCGCGGTCTCGTTCGATGTTACCAAGGgatttccttcttccgcgCAATCTTCTATTTGATGTTCAGGTGGGTGACAGTCGCGTCCGATAAAGCTTTATCCCGTGTTGGGATTACTGCCCGGCCTCAGTGGGTTAAAGCTATTCTACGGAGCAAAGCTGCGCAGGATAACTCGGGCAAGACTGAACCTGAGTCTTTGGACTTTTGGATACTTACGGATGAGGGAGAGCTAGAGCTGCCCGAAAACCACGAATTCGACGTCGAAAAAGagatgagaaagagggagCGGCTGAACGCGGGTGACTGGAGTCCGTCTGATGAGCAACGCCTAGATGAGAAGCTTTATAACTGGTGGAAAGCAGGGGGCTCATGGGGCAATGAAGATCATACCTCGGATTACGAGTTGTCTGAGAACGATTGGGATGACACGACTAGCGTCGTATCTACCGTTACCACCGACTCCGAATGGGAGGATGAATCAGATGGCCGACGCACGCCCACGCAGACTAACCCATTTCCTAATGAATACTACAGAGAGTCTACCCCAACGCCCGAATCCCTAATGGACGTTAGCTCTATTGCACGTCTCCTTGACCCCCCTGACGAAGCCACACGACAGGAAGCACGGATTTTGGCTGCTCACCTTAATGCTGGGCGAGAAGGACGGGTCCTGACGAGACGTCAATATCAGGCACAGATTGAACGGCAGAGGGCGCAGGTGCTGCTAGGTCCGCATCGCTCTCGCCTAGCAGCAGGCTCGCGTGACGGGAATCAAAAGCCCAGCGCACAGGAGGAGTCCGAGATCTTAGAGAAACTTATACTGGACAAGCGCTCTGCAACTTTGGCGAGCGCGGCCAACACAGAACAAACATGGGAGACCGGCGCGTCTGGCTTAGGGTCCAGCGGCCCTCCATGTGTTGTCTGCCAAACAAATTCCCGCTCCATTATCGTCTGGCCCTGCCGGTGTCTTTGTATATGCGAGGATTGCAGGGTAAGCCTGGCGATGAACAACTTTGGAAGCTGCGTGACTTGCCGGCAGGAGGTGGGCGGGTTTGTACGATTATGGGTGCCGTAGGGTTATTATAGTAGCCCTGCGGTCACTTGTTTCCTGTTCTTGTATCTGATATCCCTATTCACTACTTTTCGGTCATAATATATCACTGCGGGGCTTACTGAAGTTAATTGTTATCTTTGGAAACATGCACTATTCTATCCTTACCTTCAGGTTCAAATCTTTTGAGCCATCCAGGACAGGCATCTCGGCCTATACGAAAAAACGTCTAATATAAACGTGGGTATGTCAGAACCCAAGATCTTCTACATCACCATATTGCCGATGTTCAAACTTTGTCCTGCAACTGAAGGGTGAACTCTGACATTTAGCCACACTAGTTGTGTTATGCCGTCTGGTGATGAATCTTCTAGACCTGGTGTGTTCAGTGTTAAGAGGTGTGGTGGTCATTCACCAAGCAAGCATACATATGTACTTGCATTCTTTTACCCTAGTATGCATTGTCAATCAGTATTAGTTTTGTCTTCGTTGTCTTTCAGGCAATCCTCTTGAATTAAATCCTCCTGAATGTTCCATTTTGCTAATCATTATATTGTTTCTAGTATAAAAGATACCCTGTTGTTAGGACCTTGACACGCCCCTCCGCACAGTTCCCTGCACCCACTATGTCTTCCATCAATCGCGGAGAGAGTGACCCTCACTCCTCGGGGTATGAGGGCGATATCAGCGACCAGGTCTCTGAGACTCGCGCCGTTGCCAATCCTGACACTGTCGACGAGGGTAGCAGCGAGACCAGCGAGACCAATGAGCTTGAGACTGGAACCATCTGGATAGGCTGCGATGTGCGCGACGCCGGTCCAGGAGTTCAAAGCGATGAGGATGCCGAGTTTGGAACCATTGTGATCGGCTGTTCTATTCGTGACATGGGCTTCGAGAGCTACCAGGCATAT carries:
- a CDS encoding putative ubiquitin-protein ligase (Asi3) (transcript_id=CADANIAT00009154) translates to MSSSTGTGIPSTAMNTSAHSPSVSSVNLSSTESDYVLRLFRGLRRAESYAFYLVPERLLRITGYRELQAYVWNTFGVGREMHAIAAATEAAGEAAREAAVEAAAQPDTGIHFTDLLQGAIKITIYASTRRHLHLDWMRRLALRIIPILLFVSQIHSLLRAIKCQTSPDYPELRYGTPGKSLLLDHAGQGGFLYSLSSTLLPWETDQHSCNALGMNRVGSDIPNGTFRLLWPVFLRICLSHFVETLSSSLQGRPVVAEGGMSIFEHSLSFAEAESTISQSLGLGPFSSPKPSTGGDGGGESSRSSLHMLTKSQILDRMNVTPELLLIALISCCHCLSSNVLDVLGKQSRYRLVNTTFWGLCFMAAMTWGLVSGSPPNSDGLSVRFPTVCVVGFIPHLMILCGIIVCAGIYSIALVITAFSLPSDTPQQLTLRQRFQLAHENMQGSNQVGSVRLNPHEDFYSALLRIGYTALTAASEAVFLNEGRSVVARNMTWLEEDRLAEIEQSRRVRSVQQASGTLPADFPFENRELVAFEVQEAASEWESGYGKEKKFQRPKNKPRTSRYQTNPGGVGAFRGLVRCYQGISFFRAIFYLMFRWVTVASDKALSRVGITARPQWVKAILRSKAAQDNSGKTEPESLDFWILTDEGELELPENHEFDVEKEMRKRERLNAGDWSPSDEQRLDEKLYNWWKAGGSWGNEDHTSDYELSENDWDDTTSVVSTVTTDSEWEDESDGRRTPTQTNPFPNEYYRESTPTPESLMDVSSIARLLDPPDEATRQEARILAAHLNAGREGRVLTRRQYQAQIERQRAQVLLGPHRSRLAAGSRDGNQKPSAQEESEILEKLILDKRSATLASAANTEQTWETGASGLGSSGPPCVVCQTNSRSIIVWPCRCLCICEDCRVSLAMNNFGSCVTCRQEVGGFVRLWVP
- a CDS encoding uncharacterized protein (transcript_id=CADANIAT00009155), producing the protein MSSINRGESDPHSSGYEGDISDQVSETRAVANPDTVDEGSSETSETNELETGTIWIGCDVRDAGPGVQSDEDAEFGTIVIGCSIRDMGFESYQAYLNADDQATVEHIENIDEIADVEHSSTAAIDANNKKLISLD